The Apium graveolens cultivar Ventura chromosome 6, ASM990537v1, whole genome shotgun sequence genome contains a region encoding:
- the LOC141668705 gene encoding uncharacterized protein LOC141668705: MDDAQLLKLSIPQDILQSLFIASNSSTLEIALERLIKLARETDGRTQLASRNVLTIVLKLCQCVSDASCRHILLSSLKLLRNLCAGELINQNSFIEQNGVGIVNSIILSANRSSSDFEMVRIGLQILGNVSLAGKEHRHAVWNEIFTPDIVEISQIRERGTLDPLCMIFYTCLEGNPGFLSNICSDKGLPVLIEIIRTASAVGSGEDWFELLLSKICLEESNLSPLFSKLSSCDNTTLKIDLFGPEQAFLLSSLSKIFNEQISDISIFNDFALSVLGIFTKAAGVVDFTSRGKSGLPTGFPNIDVFGYSLTILRDICACDYSEGKSVDAVESLLSTGFLELLLDLLCDLEPPAIIRKAVRQGKLDEGTSSDSDKCCPYKGFRRDLVAVVGNCAYRRKHVQDWIRENNKLLVLLQQCVTDDDNPFLREWGIWSMKNLLEGNEENQQKVSELEVQGSVDMPELAGLGLKVEVDPKTQRAKLVNMS, encoded by the exons ATGGACGATGCTCAGTTATTAAAACTCTCCATACCACAAGATATATTGCAGTCTTTGTTTATCGCTTCAAACTCGTCTACGTTAGAGATAGCCTTGGAACGGCTCATAAAACTTGCCAGGGAAACTGATGGACGCACACAACTTGCTTCCAGAAATGTCCTGACTATAGTACTTAAGCTCTGCCAATGTGTTTCTGACGCTTCTTGTCGCCATATACTTTTATCGTCTCTAAAGCTCCTTAGAAACTTGTGTGCGGGGGAGTTGATCAACCAAAACTCATTTATTGAACAAAATGGTGTTGGAATTGTTAATTCCATTATACTTTCCGCCAATAGATCTTCTTCAGATTTTGAAATGGTAAGGATAGGATTGCAAATTCTCGGAAATGTCTCATTGGCGGGTAAAGAACACCGGCATGCTGTGTGGAATGAAATATTTACACCTGACATTGTTGAGATCTCACAAATCCGAGAGAGGGGGACATTGGATCCTTTGTGTATGATTTTTTATACATGCCTAGAAGGCAATCCCGGATTCCTTTCAAATATCTGCTCAGATAAAGGGTTGCCTGTGCTTATTGAGATTATTCGGACTGCTTCAGCAG TTGGCTCTGGAGAAGATTGGTTTGAGTTACTTCTTTCAAAAATCTGCCTCGAAGAATCAAACTTATCACCTTTATTCTCTAAATTATCTTCGTGTGATAATACCACATTGAAGATTGATCTTTTTGGTCCTGAGCAAGCATTTCTGTTGAGCAGCCTATCAAAAATCTTTAATGAGCAAATCAGTGATATCAGCATATTTAATGATTTTGCTTTATCTGTTCTTGGAATATTTACAAAAGCTGCTGGAGTTGTTGATTTCACATCAAGGGGGAAATCAGGTCTTCCGACTGGGTTTCCCAATATCGATGTTTTTGGATACTCTCTGACAATATTGAGAGATATTTGCGCCTGTGATTATAGTGAAGGTAAATCTGTTGATGCTGTTGAGTCTTTGCTGTCAACGGGATTTCTAGAACTACTTCTTGATCTGCTCTGTGATCTTGAGCCTCCAGCAATAATTAGGAAAGCTGTGAGACAGGGGAAGCTTGATGAGGGAACATCATCAGACTCGGACAAGTGTTGCCCTTATAAAGGTTTCCGCAGGGACCTTGTTGCAGTTGTGGGCAACTGTGCATATCGCAGGAAGCATGTACAAGATTGGATTAGAGAAAATAATAAACTTCTAGTATTGTTGCAACAGTGTGTAACTGATGATGATAATCCATTCTTGAGGGAGTGGGGAATCTGGTCAATGAAGAACTTATTGGAAGGAAATGAAGAAAATCAACAGAAAGTAAGTGAACTGGAGGTTCAAGGATCTGTGGATATGCCTGAACTCGCTGGTCTAGGCCTCAAAGTTGAGGTTGATCCAAAAACTCAACGTGCAAAACTTGTTAATATGTCTTGA
- the LOC141665311 gene encoding uncharacterized protein LOC141665311, with protein MKGSCVLDNQWVVPYNRDLLVKYNCHINIEICCHARSLKYLFKYCLKCHDRATVEISSQRRESANQEEVVVDEINAYFDGWYICASEADYRVFSFPIHYRSIFVLRLSFHLPGERSCTFTEKDNLEKVVRREQYKQSQPEAFFHLNQNYMYSRQFTYDEIPQYYVWNETDRIWTMRKKGNQIGRLLYTHHSAGELWYLRLLLSNVRGPTSFDALKTINGVCCRTFKEACKQLGLLDDDNEWHSVLKDCSNGGFLEQIRQLFVHIIVNCQVTDLKKLWEQHWKHIVDDLLRKRQVVMTFTSAVFSDMQLQYYALAEIDKLLNSIGRSLAQFKQLPQPPSMYLQSGINNLVSKAGGVYFVYGSDGCGKTFVWKMLIYKLRSLGLIVLPVASSGIATTLMPGGRTAHSWFRIPIMLDDCSSCGIHHDSDIAELIKHTDLIIWDGASMQHHNAFECLDHSLRDIIKAVDPKRFSMPFGGITVVLGGDFRHILPVINQGSRGDVVSATITRSPLWLNSKILLLYHNMRLNQAQDTFEVEELRLFVEWVLKIGNGEVQQHDDFSKEYAEDKILIPSQLCAEFTYYSVDKAEDFGGTTTELSFAFPPEYLNSINVSGLPPYKLKLKEGVTVMLMRLKPTFDKLHPTVLHSCPIQVQIFRKWKDLVTDEGSNTVVNVIAIDEQAQRMHICIPPSTGITFYDMLHTGKIYELSNFSISPYDVNVCLWDEFAKCTNVAMNDDAFYPILPFIIVMSSCIMVKDLCSGVITLSDTSSTKLYFNYDVPRVFELRDGNTNSIRFSVMSPSYHTLFELTTEKIVWSIRVRAQAVWKGINQTTNEFRGFNILFIDDQDCRIHAFISEKISAILRF; from the exons ATGAAAGGCAGTTGTGTACTTGATAATCAATGGGTGGTGCCTTATAATAGAGATTTATTGGTAAAATATAATTGCCACATAAATATAGAGATATGTTGTCATGCAAGAAGTTTGAAGTACTTATTTAAATATTGCTTGAAATGCCATGATCGTGCAACCGTTGAGATATCCAGTCAGAGGAGGGAGTCCGCCAACCAAGAGGAAGTTGTTGTTGATGAGATTAATGCCTATTTTGATGGTTGGTACATATGCGCATCTGAAGCTGATTACCGGGTTTTCAGTTTTCCAATCCATTATCGTTCAATATTTGTTCTAAGATTATCTTTTCACTTACCTGGGGAGAGGAGCTGTACCTTTACCGAGAAAGATAACTTGGAAAAAGTTGTACGAAGAGAGCAGTATAAACAAAGCCAGCCTGAGGCTTTTTTTCATCTGAATCAAAATTATATGTATTCTAGACAGTTTACATACGATGAAATTCCACAGTATTATGTTTGGAATGAGACTGATAGGATATGGACCATGCGCAAGAAAGGAAATCAAATTGGTAGACTGCTTTATACGCACCACAGTGCAGGAGAGTTATGGTACCTTCGTCTTTTGCTCTCAAATGTTCGTGGTCCTACTTCTTTTGATGCTTTGAAAACCATCAATGGTGTATGTTGCAGAACTTTTAAAGAGGCATGTAAACAATTAGGTTTACTCGATGATGATAATGAGTGGCACTCGGTCTTGAAAGATTGTTCAAATGGTGGTTTCCTGGAACAAATAAGGCAGCTTTTTGTGCATATAATTGTTAACTGTCAAGTTACAGACTTAAAAAAGTTATGGGAGCAGCACTGGAAACATATAGTTGATGATCTGTTGCGTAAAAGACAGGTCGTGATGACATTTACCTCTGCTGTTTTCTCTGACATGCAACTACAATATTATGCACTTGCTG AAATCGATAAATTGTTGAATTCTATTGGAAGATCATTAGCACAGTTCAAACAGCTTCCGCAACCTCCCTCTATGTATCTACAAAGTGGTATTAATAATTTAGTG TCAAAAGCTGGAGGTGTTTATTTTGTGTATGGTAGTGATGGTTGTGGAAAAACTTTTGTTTGGAAGATGTTAATTTATAAGTTGCGGTCCTTGGGATTAATAGTACTACCTGTAGCCTCATCCGGCATTGCTACTACACTCATGCCTGGAGGAAGAACAGCACATTCCTGGTTTCGAATTCCTATTATGCTTGATGACTGTTCTTCTTGTGGAATTCATCACGATTCTGACATTGCAGAACTTATCAAGCATACAGATCTTATCATATGGGATGGAGCTTCTATGCAGCATCATAACGCATTTGAATGTTTAGACCATTCCCTACGAGATATTATTAAAGCTGTTGACCCTAAAAGATTCAGTATGCCGTTTGGAGGCATAACAGTAGTTCTTGGTGGTGATTTCCGTCACATCTTGCCTGTCATTAACCAGGGCTCGCGCGGTGATGTAGTATCTGCTACAATAACCAGGTCTCCATTATGGTTGAATTCGAAGATTTTGTTGTTGTACCATAACATGAGACTTAACCAGGCACAAGATACTTTTGAGGTTGAGGAATTGAGATTATTTGTTGAATGGGTTCTCAAAATTGGCAATGGAGAGGTTCAACAACATGATGATTTTTCAAAAGAATATGCAGAGGATAAAATTTTAATTCCTAGCCAATTAT GTGCAGAATTTACATACTACAGCGTGGACAAAGCGGAAGATTTTGGCGGAACTACAACTGAATTGAGCTTTGCTTTTCCTCCTGAGTATCTAAATTCAATCAATGTTTCTGGGCTGCCACCTTATAAGCTTAAGTTGAAAGAAGGTGTTACAGTTATGCTAATGC GATTGAAGCCCACATTTGACAAGCTACATCCAACTGTGTTACATTCATGCCCAATCCAAGTTCAGATATTCAGAAAATGGAAAGACCTAGTTACAGATGAAGGAAGCAACACAGTGGTTAATGTCATTGCAATTGATGAACAA GCACAGCGTATGCATATATGTATCCCACCATCAACTGGCATCACGTTTTATGATATGCTTCACACCGGAAAGATATATGAACTAAGCAATTTCAGTATTTCTCC GTATGATGTCAATGTTTGTTTATGGGACGAGTTTGCTAAATGTACCAATGTTGCAATGAATGATGATGCGTTTTATCCTATACTCCCTTTCATTATTGTAATGAGCTCTTGCATCATGGTTAAAGACCTGTGTAGTGGTGTCATTACACTTTCGGATACATCTTCTACCAAGCTTTATTTCAATTATGACGTTCCTCGAGTTTTTGAGCTCCGTGACGG AAACACTAATTCAATAAGGTTCTCAGTTATGTCTCCTTCCTACCATACCCTGTTTGAGCTCACTACTGAAAAAATTGTGTGGTCAATCCGCGTTCGTGCTCAAGCTGTATGGAAAGGTATTAACCAAACTACAAATGAGTTTCGAGGTTTCAACATACTTTTTATTGATGACCAG GACTGTAGGATTCATGCATTTATTAGTGAGAAGATTTCTGCAATTTTAAGGTTTTAA